The segment ATAGGCCTGTATCGATGCCTCTTTGCTTTCCGGCAACCGACGGCAATTAATGGCCAAGTACCAGGCCAGATCACTGGTACCAGCTCCGCGGCCTGATCCTTCCCAATCGAGTAAGACGGTTCGACCGTCGTGAGTCACTCCCAGGTTGTCCAACTTGAAGTTGCCATGCACCAGGGTCTGGGGTGTCATGGCAAGCGCTTGAACCAAGGGCCAGGGATCCATCGACAGCGGTAGCACGATTCGCGCGGCCTGCGGCGCGACCTGTTCGAGCAGCGGCCACCCCTGCCCGACCAGTTTCGGGACCAAATGCTCAGAACCCAGTTCCGCTTCGACCATTGCAGTCCAAGGCGATAGCTCCATGTAACGAGTCATCACCGGCACGATGTCAATCTCGGGCCCCGCTTCCCAGAAGGCTGCGTGCAGCGCGGCCATATGCGCGAGGAACTGGCGATGTGTGGACATTGCAATCACCTCGTCATCAGCAGCAACGATCGACTCACCAACGTCGCGCATCAGCACCGCAGTAACAGTTCGGCCGTCAGGATCATCGGGCCGCACCCCCGTTGCCACAGCGAGGATCGGCTGTTCGATGCAATCAGGCACTCGAGCCAGAATGCCTCGGTCCCAAAGCTCAAGAGTCGCTCCTCCGATTACACCCCCTGCGCGCATCGTCCAATCCTGATTTCGGTCGAGGTACTTCAAGACATAGCGCTGCCCATCGAGAGTGACCCACTCGATGTATGCGCCTGACTTGCCAGCGTTGTCGACCATTGCCTCATGGTCAGTGGCGCCGAGCAACAAGTCAGTTAGCACGCCCGTGCGGCGGCCTTCGGCCAAGTCAGGCCTGGGCATGACCGATTCCTTCGACTGCTGCATCATGCTCATCTTGAGCTGCCTGCATTTCTGCAATCAGCGGAGCAGGCCATCTACCACCACACACCACTGTGTCAACGCGGATGAGCCCGTCGCTGACTTCAAGCACATGCATATGGTGCGCCAAATGCGGTACGCCGTTCTCGCTCCAGGCAAGGAGGTACCGCACCAATTCCCCATTGGGCAGAGGCAAGCGCCGAAGCTCCTTGAACTCACCAAGATCAGCAAACCAACTGGAATACTCCGAGCGGATTTCATCGGGGCCGTTCATCCGAAAACGCCAACCGGGCACTGTCGCATCGAGAACTGCGTCCGACGCCCAAGAGGTACATGCTGGAATCGTTGCCTTTTGCACTGCGTCAAGAAACGCATCGACGGCTTGAGTGTTGATAGATCCCATTTGGCCACCCCCCAATAGCGTATTGCTCTACTGAGACTTCTGCGTTGGTGAATATCACCAGCATCTTCTCAACGACCCAGTTGACGGAGCGTTCGGCTACACCCGCGCCTAC is part of the Actinomycetota bacterium genome and harbors:
- a CDS encoding phosphotransferase, with the protein product MPRPDLAEGRRTGVLTDLLLGATDHEAMVDNAGKSGAYIEWVTLDGQRYVLKYLDRNQDWTMRAGGVIGGATLELWDRGILARVPDCIEQPILAVATGVRPDDPDGRTVTAVLMRDVGESIVAADDEVIAMSTHRQFLAHMAALHAAFWEAGPEIDIVPVMTRYMELSPWTAMVEAELGSEHLVPKLVGQGWPLLEQVAPQAARIVLPLSMDPWPLVQALAMTPQTLVHGNFKLDNLGVTHDGRTVLLDWEGSGRGAGTSDLAWYLAINCRRLPESKEASIQAYREDLELLGIDTEPWWERQLALSLLGGLVQFGWEKAFGGLDDELNWWQEKAIAAESLL